Proteins encoded together in one Yersinia mollaretii ATCC 43969 window:
- the rmf gene encoding ribosome modulation factor, whose product MKRQKRDRLERALSRGYQAGISGRSREICPYQALDARSHWLGGWRQAMEDRAVTA is encoded by the coding sequence ATGAAGAGACAGAAAAGAGATCGCCTGGAAAGGGCGTTGTCACGTGGTTATCAGGCAGGTATTTCAGGGCGTTCAAGGGAAATTTGTCCCTATCAAGCTTTAGACGCTAGATCGCATTGGTTAGGAGGTTGGCGACAAGCCATGGAGGACAGGGCTGTGACCGCTTAA
- the pqiC gene encoding membrane integrity-associated transporter subunit PqiC, with protein MMKWMAVIAALLLSACSSEPSKTYYQLPTMSAPVTASSSVASRQLWIEHVGVADYLAATGVVYQTNDVQYVIAANNLWASPLDQQLQQTLVTNLSYALPGWLVSSQPLDSDQDVLNVTVTGFHGRYDGRAIIRGVWILKHQGQLIKQPFDLELKQSEDGYDALIRTLAAGWQQEAGTISAQLQRLK; from the coding sequence ATGATGAAATGGATGGCAGTTATCGCCGCGCTGTTACTCAGCGCTTGCAGCAGCGAACCCAGTAAAACGTATTATCAGTTACCGACAATGAGTGCACCTGTTACGGCCAGTAGCAGTGTGGCATCAAGGCAACTGTGGATTGAGCATGTGGGTGTTGCGGATTATCTCGCCGCGACGGGGGTGGTCTATCAAACTAATGATGTGCAATATGTGATTGCCGCCAACAACCTATGGGCCAGTCCGCTGGATCAGCAGTTGCAACAAACGTTGGTCACCAATCTGAGCTACGCGCTGCCGGGCTGGTTAGTCTCTTCCCAGCCGCTGGATAGTGATCAGGATGTCCTCAATGTGACTGTCACTGGCTTCCATGGGCGTTATGATGGCCGAGCCATCATCCGTGGTGTCTGGATACTGAAACATCAGGGGCAACTGATTAAGCAGCCATTCGATCTGGAGCTTAAACAGAGTGAAGATGGCTATGATGCTTTGATCCGCACCTTGGCTGCGGGCTGGCAGCAGGAAGCTGGGACAATCTCTGCTCAGTTGCAACGACTTAAATAA